The genome window ACAATCAGCGCGGCGGCGCTGGCGTGAACGCTGGTGGCGAGGAGTGCGGCGAGCAGCAGCCAGCGGCCAGGAAAGTAGCGGGCGAGGCCATTTGCCAGCCCGCCTGAAAACGAGCGTAAAAACAGGAAGTTCATGCGGTCACCCCACGGCGGGCCAGGAAATAACGGCTACCGGAGGCGACCAGGCCATCCAGCACGAGTGCCAGTAAAGCGGTCATCCCCGCTCCGAGCAGCAGTTGTTGCGGATTGTTCAGGTAGATCCCCGGAAAGATGAATGTGCCAAGACTGTCTGCGCCGATCAGATACGCGAGCGGTGCCGTGCCAACGTTGATGGACAGTGCCGTGCGGACACCGCCGACGATGATCGGAAGCGCATTGGGCAGCTCGACGCGTATCAGTGATTGCCAGCCCGTCATGCCAATTCCGCGCGCAGCTTCGCGCAGCGCGGGCGACACGTTTTTCATGCCTTCATAGGCATTACGGGTAACGGGCAGCAGGGAGGCAAGAAAGAGCGCGGCAATGGCCGGCAACTCGCCAATCCCAAAGATGCCCAGCGCGATGGCCAGCACGGCCAGCGATGGAATGGTGTTGCCAATGTTGAACACCTGCATGAAGCGTTCGGCTTGCCGGGCGAACGCAGGGCGGCTAAGCAGCACCCCCGCTGGAATTCCCACCAGTAGCGCCAGCCCCATCGAATAGCCGACCAGCAGCAGGTGCTGTCCAGTGTAGTAAAGCAGATCGGGTTTGTACTGGGACAACGCGTCAGAGTTGATGGCACGAACCAGCAACGTAGCGGCGATGCCAATGGCAGCCAGACCAGCAAACAGCCTGACAGGACGTTGAATCATCAAGATGAGCCTCCTTGTGCGATGTGCGGCGCGCCTGAAACACACGCCACACCGGTATCTGGCAGGCATTTGCTGGTTCACACCAGCAAACTACGGGCATCAAGGCCAGAAAAGACCGCGATGCCGGACGCCGGTTAGATGGCGGCTGCCAGATCATCGTTACCCGTTGGCGCATGGCGCACCAGACCGGGCAGGCTACCGTCGGCTGACGGCAAAAAAACAGGAGACAACCGGCTAGCCAGTGTTCCTCAAAGATCAAACTTCGGGGTTAATTGATGGAAAGAAAAAACCAGATGCAAAACGAAACACCTGTCGCAATATGTGCCTGATTGCCTCCACATAACAGGGCATTGATGCTTGTGATGCTTGATGTAACAAAGGGCATTTAATGCCGCGCTAATACGGCTAAATACCCGCCAAATCGCCTTTAAAATCTGTTAATTCCCAGCGAACAGCGCGTGATTATATAAAATTTACCCTGGCGCGTCTACCCATGAACTGCCTCAAGCGAAATCCGGCGAAAATCCAGACGGCCCGCATAATGCCCTCGCAAAACCTGTCTTTTTAATCGGGTTATTCAGATATCACGTGTCAATAAAATAAGCGGCAGCCAGAATCTGGCGGCCTTCACGTTATTCCGCAAAAGGATGAAATTTTGCATCGGTTATTTCAGGAAGACCATCAACCGGAAGATCCATCTCTTTAGGTAATGCAAGCATATTGAGTGAAATGACATTCCCGTAAATATCTTCCGCTTTACCAAAAAAATTATCGGGATTAAATAGCTTCGGCGCATGCCACCACAGCCGGTAGTCTTTTGCAAAAAGCCATTCGATCAGTTCAGCGGAGCGCTCCACGCGGTCGTTTTCCAGATAAAGCACCGGCCGCGACTCGTCTATGATCCCCTCGGCACCTTGCAGCGCGAACAGCTCAAAGCCTTCCACATCAATCTTTATCAGGGCGACCTGCTCGCCACCCAGTACGTCATCCAGCCTGATGCAAGGAACCGCAATGCTGTCGCCATTGGCCTCGTTTTGCATCTCCACACCGCCGAAATTGCCGGTTGCGTGGTAATCCTGACGAGGGAAAAACAGCGTGCGTTCGGCTTCGCCACAGGCAAATGGCCAGGCACGAACATTAGTGATGCCGTTGAGCGCCAGATTCGCGCACAGGTTATGAAAAATAAACGGCTGAGGTTCAAAAACCGCGAGTTGACGCCCCTGAGCGGCCGCTTGCTGTGCCAGCGGAACCGTATGGCCGCCAATATTGGCACCGATTTCAACCACCATGCCGGGGAGAATCAGCAGTTGCGCCAGAAACTGCGTCTCGAATTCACAAAACTCGCCATATTCCAGCATGGCGTAGCCAATATAAAAGTCATTGGGATTGGCCAGCATCCAGCCGTGGCGAGTTTGAACCAGAGTGCCAGTTGGGCTTACTGGCAGGAATGTTGAGGGATCTGTTTGCATAATAAAAACGGTCTTGTTTTATAGCGAAATTTTTATCAGGATACCTAGCCGCCGATCTTTATCGGCAAGCGAATGCGGCAGTTTCGCACATTTGAAAAATCAGGATAAAACATTTTTTCTGCAATAAAACAGCCTTGGTTAAGCCTTGTATACGGTGATTTCACGATATCTCGCAGCAAACATTCTCCCGTTTTTGGCTCCCGAAAAATCTCACCTTTGTTGCCCTAACACCGCGCGCTGGAGCGAAAATGCACCACCCTGCAGCTTTCTGGAATAGCCCATGACAACACCATCTAGCTCGTCCATTCCCGCCGTTCGCGCGATCGTCACAGGCCACACTCATGGCCTGGGCGCAGCGCTCGCGCAGCAGCTTTTGTCGCGCAACATCTCGGTGCTCGGGCTG of Paraburkholderia bonniea contains these proteins:
- a CDS encoding FkbM family methyltransferase, with product MQTDPSTFLPVSPTGTLVQTRHGWMLANPNDFYIGYAMLEYGEFCEFETQFLAQLLILPGMVVEIGANIGGHTVPLAQQAAAQGRQLAVFEPQPFIFHNLCANLALNGITNVRAWPFACGEAERTLFFPRQDYHATGNFGGVEMQNEANGDSIAVPCIRLDDVLGGEQVALIKIDVEGFELFALQGAEGIIDESRPVLYLENDRVERSAELIEWLFAKDYRLWWHAPKLFNPDNFFGKAEDIYGNVISLNMLALPKEMDLPVDGLPEITDAKFHPFAE
- a CDS encoding ABC transporter permease; the protein is MIQRPVRLFAGLAAIGIAATLLVRAINSDALSQYKPDLLYYTGQHLLLVGYSMGLALLVGIPAGVLLSRPAFARQAERFMQVFNIGNTIPSLAVLAIALGIFGIGELPAIAALFLASLLPVTRNAYEGMKNVSPALREAARGIGMTGWQSLIRVELPNALPIIVGGVRTALSINVGTAPLAYLIGADSLGTFIFPGIYLNNPQQLLLGAGMTALLALVLDGLVASGSRYFLARRGVTA